In Cyanobacteriota bacterium, the sequence GGCCCACATATAGTAGCAATGGCGCTTCTGGATGTCCTTGGCTGAGACGATCGCGCATCTCCTTAGAGGCCAAACTTGGTTGAAACAGCTCAGTATCTACTCCCCGTTGCCACAATTCAACCCGTTCAATGCCATGGCTGGACAATTCCTTCACCATAGCGGTAGAGGTACAGAGGTTGAGGGCAGCCTGATTATGGCCTAACCGCAGCAGTGCCCATAGTAGCCCTTCTAGGTTACCTAGGCCATAGTGATGTAGATACTGGGGCAGATGGGTGTGGTAAGAAGCAATTAGGGGGATGTTATAGAGTTTGCTGTAAAAAATCCCTGCTAGTCCTAGTACTGCTGGGTTGACCACATGGATAATATCGGGCTGAAACGCCTCTAAAGCAGCGCCGATCGCTGGGCGGGGAATAGACAGCTTTAGTTCAGGATAGAGGGGCAAGGGAAATCCAGGAACACCATGAATAATTGCCCCCTTGTATTCCTTCAGACCACCCTCTGGTGAGAAGATTAAGACTTGATCACCAAGGCGCTGCAAATGGTCAACCGTATGACGAAGGCGGGTGACAATGCCATCTACTTTGGGTAAGAAAGTTTCGGTAAAGAGAGCAATGCGCATAACGGTTGAGTTCCTGTGGTCTGAACAAGATCAACGGGATGGCTTGGGTAAGGTACAAAAACCATGCAGCCCGATCGCTACGATTGTCCACCCCAGCAGCATACCAACACCCTCTGCAAAGCAATTAATCCGGTGACGCTGTTCAGCCGCGCCTACAACTTCTAATGCCATCAAGGTAGTCGTCGACAATGCCACTAGTTGTTGGCAGCAAGCAGCGCTAGGGGTAAGTGCTGCCCAATCAGGAAACAAGAAGTAAGCGCTAATGGCACTAGCGGCCATGCCAGGAAGAACAACCAGCAGCAACACGCTCCACCGTTGCCTCTCCATAGACTAACGCCGCCATGTTACCTTGGGCAGAATTTCATTCTGGTCAACTCGGTGCTTGTACTTGATGGCAAAGTTCATTAACGAGTCGAGCAGAGAATCCGATAGGAAGTGAGGCTGCAAACCTAGATTTAGCAGGTTGGTGTTCTTGGCGTTGAAATAGTGTTCTTCGCGCTCAATTCGGGGATTTTCTAGATGATTGATGTCTACCTTCAGGCCTAGTGCCTTACCTGCCTTCTGCACCATGGTGGCAAGATCGCCAACGCTAAACTGTTCGGTAAACTGGTTAAACACACGGAATTCACCAGGTGCGGCTGGAGTAGCGATCGCTAACTCTACGCAGCGCACCGTATCTCGAATATCCAAGAAGCCTCGGGTTTGACCACCTTTACCATAGACAGTCAGGGGATGACCAATCGCCGCTTGAATGCAGAAGCGGTTCAGGGCAGTGCCAAATACACCATCATAATCCAACCG encodes:
- a CDS encoding glycosyltransferase family 1 protein; protein product: MRIALFTETFLPKVDGIVTRLRHTVDHLQRLGDQVLIFSPEGGLKEYKGAIIHGVPGFPLPLYPELKLSIPRPAIGAALEAFQPDIIHVVNPAVLGLAGIFYSKLYNIPLIASYHTHLPQYLHHYGLGNLEGLLWALLRLGHNQAALNLCTSTAMVKELSSHGIERVELWQRGVDTELFQPSLASKEMRDRLSQGHPEAPLLLYVGRLGAEKEIDRIKPVLAAIPNARLALVGDGPHRQELEHHFAGTPTHFVGYLKGQELASAYASADAFIFPSRTETLGLVLLEAMAAGCPVVAARSGGIPDIVEDGVNGYLFDPADEQGAILATQRLLRHQDERETLRRNARAEAERWGWSAATRQLQQYYQYVTAHHKS
- a CDS encoding NAD-dependent epimerase/dehydratase family protein, with product TQVNNVVGTLNLLYAMKEEFPDCHLVKLGTMGEYGTPNIDIEEGYITIEHNGRKDTLPYPKQPGSMYHLSKVHDSHNIHFACRIWGLRATDLNQGVVYGVLTEETGMDELLINRLDYDGVFGTALNRFCIQAAIGHPLTVYGKGGQTRGFLDIRDTVRCVELAIATPAAPGEFRVFNQFTEQFSVGDLATMVQKAGKALGLKVDINHLENPRIEREEHYFNAKNTNLLNLGLQPHFLSDSLLDSLMNFAIKYKHRVDQNEILPKVTWRR